In one window of Mesotoga sp. UBA6090 DNA:
- the pgl gene encoding 6-phosphogluconolactonase: MKNHQRKMTVANRKLSIFDNFEQLSNAAAEDLAKLIENRITVHERFSLALSGGSTPGRLYEILAEEPYKQSIPWRKVDLFWVDERCVNPDDDESNYRLVKELLLRKIEIPEENIHRIKGELSPEIAAAQYKRELINYFGEHSTDFDLVILGFGKDGHTGSLFPGSTEIHDHDSLVLTSEVSYDGRPSKRVTLGLRALKQARHIFVLASGKAKAEIARLVLVQNDCELPISLVSPEYGELFWMIDKEAAGLLPKDFLD, from the coding sequence ATGAAGAACCACCAGAGAAAGATGACGGTGGCAAATAGAAAGCTAAGTATATTCGACAATTTCGAGCAGCTATCAAATGCGGCCGCCGAAGATTTAGCAAAACTAATTGAGAACAGAATAACCGTTCATGAGAGATTCTCACTAGCTCTTTCGGGGGGGTCTACGCCCGGAAGACTTTATGAAATTCTTGCCGAAGAACCTTACAAACAAAGTATTCCCTGGCGAAAAGTCGACCTTTTCTGGGTAGACGAGAGATGCGTTAATCCCGATGACGATGAAAGCAATTACAGACTCGTGAAGGAGCTTCTACTTAGAAAGATCGAGATTCCTGAGGAGAACATTCACAGAATCAAAGGTGAATTATCCCCTGAGATTGCCGCAGCTCAATACAAAAGAGAATTGATTAACTATTTTGGAGAACATTCCACAGATTTCGATCTTGTAATATTGGGATTTGGAAAAGACGGCCACACGGGTTCTCTCTTTCCCGGTTCGACTGAGATTCACGACCATGATTCCCTTGTACTTACCAGTGAAGTGAGTTACGATGGAAGGCCCTCCAAAAGGGTTACTCTTGGTCTGCGAGCTCTAAAACAGGCCAGACACATCTTCGTTCTGGCCTCCGGAAAGGCCAAGGCAGAGATCGCTAGGTTGGTTCTGGTCCAAAATGATTGTGAATTGCCAATAAGTCTTGTATCTCCTGAATATGGAGAACTCTTCTGGATGATCGACAAAGAAGCGGCTGGGCTTCTACCCAAAGACTTTCTTGATTAG